A single region of the Anguilla anguilla isolate fAngAng1 chromosome 17, fAngAng1.pri, whole genome shotgun sequence genome encodes:
- the si:ch73-281k2.5 gene encoding neurogenic locus notch homolog protein 3, whose translation MGNYNMWIFICVLFLLQNCEGLRCVDRPCENGGTCMDSPSRCVCRPGYLGPLCQYPDPCQRSPCLNGAACKTTLLKGVPQATCVCQRGYRGPDCSLTDACANNPCANGARCTNWNGRYNCSCPPGYLGKNCRNDIDECRKPDVCLNGGVCANTPGSFRCQCQPGYSGRSCEVPSLPCAPSQCLNGGTCHQTSQLTYECACLPGFQGHNCEVNVDDCPGHKCMNGGICVDGVNTYNCQCPPEWTGQYCVEDVNECLMQPNACHNGGTCFNTIGGHTCVCVNGWIGEDCSENIDDCATAVCFNGATCHDRIASFFCECPVGKTGLLCHLDDACVSNPCNEGAVCDTNPMNGRAICTCPPGFVGGACNQDMDECSIGANPCEHFGKCVNTEGSFQCQCGRGYTGPRCEIDINECLSMPCHNDATCLDRIGEFTCICMPGTSLLCSPDWPGP comes from the exons gtgtcgGCCTGGTTACCTGGGGCCTCTCTGTCAGTACCCGGACCCTTGTCAGCGCTCGCCATGTCTGAACGGTGCCGCCTGCAAGACCACGCTGCTGAAGGGGGTGCCGCAGGCCACCTGCGTGTGCCAGAGAGGGTACCGAG GGCCGGACTGCTCTCTGACTGACGCCTGCGCCAACAACCCGTGTGCCAACGGCGCCCGCTGCACCAACTGGAACGGGCGCTACAACTGCTCCTGCCCGCCGGGGTACCTGGGCAAGAACTGCCGCAACGACATCGACGAGTGCCGCAAGCCGGACGTGTGCCTGAACGGGGGCGTGTGCGCCAACACGCCCGGCTCCTTCCGCTGCCAGTGCCAGCCCGGGTACAGCGGGCGCTCCTGTGAGGTGCCCTCCCTGCCCTGCGCCCCCTCCCAGTGCCTCAACGGGGGCACCTGCCACCAGACCAGCCAGCTCACCTACGAGTGCGCCTGTCTGCCAg GGTTTCAGGGACACAACTGCGAGGTGAACGTGGACGACTGCCCCGGACACAAGTGCATGAACGGAGGGATCTGTGTGGACGGGGTCAACACCTACAACTGCCAGTGTCCCCCTGAGTGGACAG gCCAGTACTGCGTGGAGGATGTGAACGAGTGTCTGATGCAGCCCAACGCCTGTCACAACGGCGGCACCTGCTTCAACACCATCGGCGGGCACACCTGCGTGTGCGTCAACGGCTGGATCGGAGAGGACTGCAGCGAGAACATCGACGACTGCGCCACGGCCGTCTGCTTCAACGGCGCCACCTGCCACGACCGCATCGCGTCCTTCTTCTGCGAGTGCCCCGTGGGAAAGACAG GGCTGCTGTGTCACCTGGACGACGCGTGCGTCAGTAACCCTTGCAACGAGGGGGCCGTTTGCGACACCAACCCCATGAACGGCAGAGCCATCTGCACGTGCCCGCCGGGGTtcgtgggcggggcctgcaaCCAGGATATGGACGAATGCTCCATCG GTGCTAACCCGTGTGAGCACTTTGGCAAGTGTGTGAACACAGAGGGCTCCTTTCAGTGCcagtgtgggcggggctacacCGGCCCTCGCTGTGAGATTGACATAAACGAGTGCCTATCCATGCCCTGCCACAACGACGCTACCTGCCTGGACCGCATCGGAGAGTTCACCTGCATCTGCATGCCAGGTACCAGCCTGCTCTGCAGCCCTGATTGGCCAGGGCCTTAG